The following proteins are encoded in a genomic region of Candidatus Omnitrophota bacterium:
- a CDS encoding integrase, translated as MSGRSKWEYLRKIHPRYQEAPAVLKQRILDEFCSNCGYHRKHAIRLLNGPLPREGKPRRSPRRRSYGSRLISVLSAIWEAAGYPWSVRLKAILPVWMPWTRKRFSLSPALERQLLRISARTIDYRLQDRKRRIRKRLYGHTKPGTLLKHHIPLKTDAWDVRTPGFTEVDLVSHSGECASGEYCYSLNMTDIHTTWVETRVVMGKGQQGVCEAMEEMRRALPFPLLGIDSDNGSEFINRHLLGYCRNLNIQFTRGRPYKKDDNAHIEQKNWTHVRRVLGYERYDSPAAFEAIQDLYRHELRLFQNLFLPSLKLLRKVRVGSRLRRVYSSPQTPFQRLRSCSQADPAKVATLETLLASLDPFELSQTIEKKLDRIYHRASRTHPNPTPRSTVSTTFHRLPQKEKSTKKERENDDDE; from the coding sequence ATGAGCGGACGATCGAAATGGGAATATTTGAGAAAGATTCACCCCCGGTACCAAGAAGCTCCGGCCGTATTGAAGCAGCGCATTCTGGACGAATTCTGTTCCAACTGCGGCTATCATCGGAAGCATGCCATTCGACTGCTGAACGGACCGCTTCCCAGGGAGGGGAAGCCGCGCCGTTCCCCACGGCGCCGATCCTACGGATCGCGATTGATCTCGGTGCTGAGCGCCATCTGGGAGGCTGCGGGCTACCCCTGGTCGGTGCGCTTGAAAGCCATCCTGCCGGTGTGGATGCCTTGGACCAGGAAACGATTTTCTTTATCGCCCGCCCTGGAACGGCAACTGCTGCGCATCAGCGCCCGAACCATCGACTACCGCCTGCAGGATCGGAAACGCCGCATCCGAAAACGGTTGTACGGCCACACCAAACCGGGAACTCTGTTGAAGCACCACATTCCTTTGAAGACCGATGCCTGGGACGTGCGGACACCCGGCTTCACCGAAGTCGATCTGGTTTCCCACAGCGGCGAGTGCGCTTCCGGCGAGTATTGCTATTCCCTCAACATGACCGATATTCATACCACCTGGGTCGAAACCCGCGTGGTCATGGGCAAAGGACAACAAGGCGTCTGTGAAGCCATGGAAGAAATGCGCCGGGCTTTGCCCTTTCCCCTGCTCGGCATCGACTCCGACAACGGCTCCGAGTTCATCAATCGTCACCTGCTGGGCTATTGCCGGAACTTAAATATTCAGTTCACCCGTGGCCGGCCTTATAAGAAGGACGACAACGCCCACATCGAGCAGAAGAACTGGACCCACGTGCGGCGCGTGCTGGGCTATGAGCGCTACGACTCCCCGGCGGCCTTCGAGGCCATTCAGGATCTTTACCGCCACGAGCTGCGCCTCTTCCAGAACCTCTTTCTGCCTTCTCTCAAGCTGCTGCGCAAAGTGCGTGTCGGCTCCAGGTTGAGGCGCGTTTACAGCTCTCCCCAAACACCCTTCCAGCGCCTGCGCTCTTGCTCCCAGGCGGACCCTGCCAAAGTGGCTACGCTGGAAACGCTGCTGGCCTCGCTCGATCCTTTCGAACTCTCCCAAACCATCGAGAAAAAGTTAGATCGCATTTATCATCGGGCTTCCCGGACTCACCCGAATCCAACTCCGCGATCCACAGTTTCCACAACTTTCCACAGGCTTCCACAGAAAGAAAAAAGTACCAAAAAAGAAAGAGAAAACGATGACGATGAGTAA